One part of the Sphingopyxis sp. TUF1 genome encodes these proteins:
- the gatB gene encoding Asp-tRNA(Asn)/Glu-tRNA(Gln) amidotransferase subunit GatB: protein MSDYRIKGETGEWEVVIGLEVHAQVTSNAKLFSGAATAFGAEPNTQVSLVDAAMPGMLPVPNRECIRQAVRTGMAIEAQINKWSRFDRKNYFYADLPQGYQISQLYHPLVGEGSLTIAADEKAGIATDKVIGIERIHVEQDAGKLMHDQHPTMSYVDLNRSGVALMEIVSRPDMRSPAEAGAYVRKLRSILRYVGSCDGNMEEGSMRADVNVSVRKPGDEFGTRTETKNVNSVRFVMAVIEGEAKRQVALIESGGTVVQETRLYDPDRNETRSMRSKEDAHDYRYFPDPDLLPLELDDAFLAECRESLPELPDAKRARYLAAGISAYNADVLTAEVEAARWFDALLDAGAKPVAAANWVTSELFGALNRMGRDISDSPVSPAQAAELLGLVADGTISGTIAKQVFEKMLESGDGAAAIVDREGLRQTSDTGAIEAEIAKVLSANADKVEQYKGGKEALFGFFVGQTMKAMQGKANPQVVNELLKKALG from the coding sequence ATGTCTGATTATCGCATCAAGGGCGAAACCGGCGAGTGGGAGGTCGTGATCGGCCTTGAGGTCCATGCGCAGGTCACCTCCAACGCCAAGCTGTTTTCGGGCGCCGCGACGGCGTTCGGGGCCGAGCCGAACACGCAGGTGTCGCTGGTCGACGCCGCGATGCCGGGGATGCTGCCGGTGCCGAACCGCGAGTGCATCCGCCAGGCCGTGCGCACGGGCATGGCGATCGAGGCGCAGATCAACAAATGGTCGCGGTTCGACCGCAAGAATTATTTCTATGCCGACCTGCCGCAAGGTTACCAGATTTCGCAGCTTTATCATCCGCTTGTCGGCGAAGGTTCGCTGACGATCGCTGCCGATGAAAAGGCTGGGATTGCCACTGACAAGGTGATCGGGATCGAGCGTATCCATGTCGAGCAGGACGCCGGCAAGCTGATGCACGACCAGCATCCGACGATGTCGTACGTCGACCTCAACCGCTCGGGGGTCGCGCTGATGGAGATCGTCTCGCGCCCCGACATGCGCTCGCCCGCCGAAGCCGGCGCCTATGTGCGCAAGCTGCGCTCGATCCTGCGCTATGTCGGCTCGTGCGACGGCAATATGGAAGAAGGCTCGATGCGCGCTGACGTCAACGTGTCGGTCCGCAAGCCTGGCGACGAATTCGGCACGCGCACCGAGACCAAGAACGTCAATTCGGTACGCTTCGTGATGGCGGTGATCGAGGGCGAGGCGAAGCGCCAGGTCGCGCTGATCGAAAGCGGCGGCACCGTGGTGCAGGAAACGCGGCTGTACGACCCCGACCGCAACGAGACGCGCTCGATGCGCTCGAAGGAAGATGCGCATGATTATCGTTACTTCCCCGATCCCGACCTGCTGCCGCTCGAACTCGACGACGCGTTTCTGGCCGAGTGCCGCGAAAGCCTGCCCGAACTGCCCGACGCGAAGCGCGCGCGCTACCTGGCGGCGGGTATCAGCGCCTATAATGCCGATGTTCTGACCGCCGAGGTTGAGGCGGCGCGCTGGTTCGACGCGCTGCTCGACGCGGGGGCAAAGCCGGTGGCCGCGGCGAACTGGGTGACGAGCGAATTATTCGGCGCGCTTAATCGCATGGGCCGCGACATTTCGGACTCGCCGGTTTCGCCCGCGCAGGCGGCCGAGTTGCTCGGCCTCGTTGCCGACGGCACGATTTCGGGAACAATCGCTAAGCAGGTGTTCGAGAAGATGCTCGAAAGCGGTGACGGCGCGGCCGCCATCGTCGATCGCGAAGGGCTGAGGCAGACCAGCGATACCGGCGCGATCGAGGCCGAGATCGCCAAGGTTCTCTCCGCCAACGCCGACAAGGTCGAGCAGTATAAGGGCGGTAAGGAAGCACTGTTCGGCTTCTTCGTCGGCCAGACGATGAAGGCGATGCAGGGCAAGGCCAACCCGCAGGTCGTCAATGAGCTGTTGAAGAAGGCACTGGGCTGA
- a CDS encoding TetR/AcrR family transcriptional regulator: protein MIAPYIEESTISRVITVINNEPAGPRTRGRPRAFDRDRALETAARTFWQHGYEGTSIATLTAAMGITPQSLYAAFRSKAVLYGETLHWYQQWIGAATAAALQDADVIAGFTRILRDSAREFCRSDQPRGCMISTALLNCGSDNDPVAATTTQLRGATLSAFRDRLQRGVDDGALRADTDVEALARFLGALIQGMSVQARDGATAAELVKIADMGVAELHRHRAG from the coding sequence ATGATCGCTCCTTATATCGAGGAAAGCACAATTTCCAGAGTGATCACTGTGATAAATAATGAACCAGCTGGGCCTCGAACGCGCGGCCGCCCCCGCGCGTTCGATCGCGACCGCGCGCTGGAAACCGCGGCGCGGACGTTCTGGCAGCATGGCTATGAAGGAACGTCAATCGCAACACTGACGGCGGCTATGGGTATCACGCCGCAAAGCCTCTACGCCGCTTTCCGTTCCAAGGCAGTGTTATATGGGGAAACCTTGCACTGGTATCAGCAATGGATTGGCGCGGCCACCGCGGCAGCGCTGCAAGATGCCGATGTCATAGCGGGCTTTACCCGCATTCTTCGAGATTCAGCGCGGGAATTCTGTCGATCCGACCAGCCGCGCGGGTGCATGATCTCGACCGCTCTCCTGAATTGCGGGTCGGACAATGATCCGGTTGCGGCAACGACGACCCAGCTTCGTGGCGCTACGCTGTCCGCGTTTCGAGATCGATTGCAACGCGGCGTTGATGATGGCGCGCTGCGAGCCGATACCGATGTGGAAGCGCTTGCGCGCTTTTTGGGCGCACTGATCCAAGGCATGTCGGTACAGGCCCGTGACGGAGCCACCGCGGCGGAGCTCGTCAAAATCGCCGACATGGGCGTGGCCGAACTGCATCGACATCGCGCCGGGTGA
- a CDS encoding DUF4153 domain-containing protein, translated as MTDAAATGAAADSPSIQPRPSARLDDSDPPWPLRPWIMAAICATAGLIFYLLVDHRYQDALAPWRSALAAAVAVATLVFALGVELRRWHWALGFALLWGAILGLIAWQTAAYNLQGNPVEWPFWSGMLAVLVATPLFQTRRDVAPDWRFWKLWQMPYERLHGHAWTDAVIGAASLAFVGITFLLIVLIGQMFKLIGINLIFDLLNDEWFGWMLAGAAFGGAVGLLRERDKLVATLQRLVMIVLAVLAPVLAVALVLFLLSLAGTGLQKLWDSGFSTAALMLAAAAFAVLLANAVIGNGRDDRVNNPALRWAAPVLAVAVLPLAVIAVYSMGLRIGQYGWTPERIWGAIAAVIALAYGSGGLWAVVRGRRHFDNWLRPLQQVLAIGLMLFALFLALPIVDFGAISTRDQLARLKSGAVSAEQFDWAAMAFDFGPSGRAALAELARSPDKTRADAAKAALAAKNRWDLSGPQGAALLTPLAERLRVVPTNRPLPAAALDRIAGSYMCSRAKACAAVWLADDRVGVLGQNEVGEALSFDVVTQDEAGRWIVGEPAKAATRDQPSLDLSKARIEIETVRQRRITVDGVPQSAAFD; from the coding sequence ATGACCGACGCAGCTGCAACCGGCGCCGCCGCCGATTCGCCCTCGATCCAGCCGCGCCCATCTGCGCGCCTCGACGACAGCGACCCGCCATGGCCGCTGCGTCCGTGGATCATGGCGGCGATCTGCGCGACGGCAGGGCTGATCTTCTACTTGCTCGTCGATCATCGTTATCAAGACGCTCTGGCGCCATGGCGCAGCGCGCTCGCCGCGGCGGTCGCGGTGGCGACACTGGTGTTCGCGCTGGGCGTTGAACTCCGCCGCTGGCACTGGGCGCTCGGCTTTGCGCTGCTGTGGGGTGCAATTCTGGGACTGATCGCGTGGCAGACCGCGGCGTATAATCTGCAGGGCAATCCTGTCGAATGGCCCTTCTGGTCAGGGATGCTCGCGGTACTCGTCGCGACGCCCCTGTTCCAGACGCGCCGCGACGTCGCGCCCGACTGGCGCTTCTGGAAACTTTGGCAAATGCCGTACGAGCGGCTGCACGGCCATGCGTGGACTGACGCGGTGATCGGTGCAGCGAGCCTGGCGTTCGTGGGGATTACCTTCCTGCTCATCGTGCTGATCGGTCAGATGTTCAAGCTGATCGGGATCAACCTGATCTTCGATCTTTTGAACGACGAATGGTTCGGGTGGATGCTCGCGGGCGCGGCCTTCGGCGGCGCTGTCGGCTTGCTGCGCGAGCGCGACAAGCTCGTCGCCACGCTTCAGCGGCTGGTCATGATCGTGCTCGCGGTGCTGGCGCCGGTGCTGGCGGTCGCGCTCGTGCTGTTCCTGCTCTCGCTCGCGGGAACGGGGCTCCAGAAGCTGTGGGATTCGGGCTTTTCGACCGCGGCGCTTATGCTCGCGGCGGCGGCGTTCGCGGTGCTGCTCGCCAATGCCGTGATCGGCAACGGCCGCGACGACCGGGTGAACAACCCGGCGCTGCGCTGGGCGGCGCCGGTCCTTGCCGTCGCGGTGCTGCCGCTTGCGGTCATTGCTGTCTATTCGATGGGGCTGCGGATCGGCCAATATGGCTGGACGCCCGAGCGCATATGGGGCGCCATCGCGGCGGTGATTGCACTCGCTTACGGTAGCGGCGGCCTGTGGGCGGTGGTGCGGGGGCGTCGCCATTTCGACAACTGGCTGCGGCCGTTGCAGCAGGTTCTGGCGATCGGGCTGATGTTGTTCGCGCTCTTCCTCGCGCTGCCGATCGTCGATTTCGGGGCGATTTCGACGCGCGACCAGCTTGCGCGGCTCAAATCAGGGGCAGTGTCTGCCGAACAGTTCGACTGGGCGGCGATGGCCTTCGATTTTGGACCGAGCGGGCGCGCGGCGTTGGCGGAGCTGGCACGTTCGCCCGACAAGACGCGCGCCGACGCGGCAAAGGCGGCGCTGGCGGCGAAGAATCGCTGGGATCTGTCGGGGCCGCAGGGGGCGGCGTTGCTCACGCCGCTTGCCGAACGGCTGCGCGTCGTTCCCACCAACCGCCCGTTGCCCGCCGCGGCGCTCGATCGCATCGCTGGCAGCTATATGTGCAGCCGGGCAAAGGCGTGCGCCGCTGTGTGGCTGGCCGATGACCGGGTCGGCGTGCTGGGGCAGAATGAGGTCGGCGAGGCGCTGAGCTTCGACGTGGTGACGCAGGACGAGGCCGGGCGATGGATTGTCGGCGAACCGGCGAAGGCGGCGACGCGCGATCAGCCCAGCCTTGATCTGTCGAAAGCGCGGATCGAGATCGAGACGGTGCGGCAACGCCGGATCACTGTCGACGGCGTGCCGCAATCGGCGGCTTTCGATTAG
- the tig gene encoding trigger factor produces the protein MKTVETLNEGLKREYRVTITAKDIDARVDEEVKSIAPTVRMPGFRPGKVPPNLIRKMHGAALSADALNKAIDQGVKDLMAKEKLRPALQPAVTLADGYEAGKDAELTVALEVLPEIAAPSIDGLKLERLTVPADDKAVMAKIEEFAAQMKRFEEAPKTKKAAAGDQVIIDFAGSVDGTPFDGGTGEDMAVEIGSGQLIPGFEDQLVGVKAGDEKVLKVTFPDEYPVETLKGKPAEFAVTVKEVKVPAASKIDDEFAKTLGLESLDKLKELMKDQVEQELNGLTRTYMKRKLLDQLAASHDFDVPPTMVEAEFNQIWQQLEHEASHEEDPEAAKAELESDREEYRAIAVRRVRLGLLLSEIGQAHGVQVSQQEMQRLIMQAAQQYRPEDRQRFVEYVQQDALAAAQLRAPLYEDKVVDFLFEKAEITDRETTREELEAAIEADDDNGHVHGPGCGHDHDEKPAKKAAAKKPAAKKEAVKEEAKAEEAPAKKAPAKKVEAKAEDKPAAKKAAPAKAAAGKAEPAKKAPAKKAAAKK, from the coding sequence ATGAAGACCGTCGAAACGCTGAACGAAGGCCTGAAGCGCGAATATCGCGTCACCATCACCGCCAAGGATATCGACGCACGCGTCGATGAGGAGGTGAAGAGCATCGCCCCGACCGTCCGTATGCCCGGTTTCCGCCCTGGCAAGGTGCCACCGAACCTCATTCGCAAGATGCACGGTGCCGCGCTGTCGGCCGACGCGCTCAACAAGGCGATTGACCAGGGCGTCAAGGACCTGATGGCAAAGGAAAAGCTGCGCCCGGCGCTTCAGCCCGCGGTGACGCTGGCCGATGGGTATGAAGCTGGCAAGGATGCCGAACTGACCGTTGCGCTGGAAGTGCTGCCTGAAATCGCCGCGCCGTCGATCGACGGGCTGAAGCTCGAGCGGCTGACCGTTCCCGCCGACGACAAGGCGGTGATGGCGAAGATCGAAGAATTCGCCGCGCAGATGAAGCGTTTCGAGGAAGCGCCGAAGACGAAGAAGGCCGCGGCGGGCGACCAGGTCATCATCGACTTCGCCGGCAGCGTCGACGGCACGCCCTTCGACGGCGGCACGGGCGAGGACATGGCGGTCGAAATCGGTTCGGGCCAGCTGATCCCCGGTTTCGAGGACCAGCTCGTCGGCGTCAAGGCGGGCGACGAAAAGGTGCTGAAGGTCACCTTCCCCGACGAATATCCGGTCGAGACTCTGAAGGGCAAGCCCGCCGAATTCGCCGTCACGGTGAAGGAAGTGAAGGTTCCGGCCGCGTCGAAGATCGACGACGAGTTCGCCAAGACGCTCGGCCTCGAAAGCCTCGACAAGCTGAAAGAGCTGATGAAGGATCAGGTCGAGCAGGAACTGAACGGCCTGACGCGCACCTATATGAAGCGCAAGCTGCTTGACCAGCTCGCTGCGAGCCACGACTTCGACGTGCCGCCGACGATGGTCGAGGCCGAATTCAACCAGATCTGGCAGCAGCTCGAGCATGAAGCGAGCCATGAGGAAGATCCCGAAGCCGCGAAGGCCGAGCTGGAGAGCGATCGCGAGGAATATCGCGCCATCGCCGTTCGCCGCGTCCGCCTGGGTCTGCTCCTCTCCGAAATCGGTCAGGCACATGGCGTGCAGGTCTCGCAGCAGGAGATGCAGCGCCTGATCATGCAGGCGGCGCAGCAGTATCGCCCCGAGGATCGCCAGCGGTTCGTCGAATATGTCCAGCAGGACGCGCTCGCCGCTGCGCAGCTCCGCGCCCCGCTCTATGAAGACAAGGTCGTCGACTTCCTGTTCGAAAAGGCGGAAATCACCGACCGCGAAACGACCCGCGAGGAGCTTGAGGCCGCGATCGAGGCCGACGACGACAACGGCCATGTCCACGGTCCGGGCTGCGGTCACGATCATGACGAAAAGCCGGCCAAAAAGGCGGCCGCGAAAAAGCCCGCCGCCAAGAAGGAAGCGGTGAAGGAAGAGGCCAAAGCCGAGGAAGCTCCTGCCAAGAAGGCGCCGGCCAAGAAGGTCGAGGCCAAAGCTGAGGACAAGCCGGCGGCGAAGAAGGCTGCTCCGGCAAAAGCTGCGGCCGGGAAGGCTGAGCCCGCCAAAAAGGCTCCGGCCAAGAAGGCCGCAGCGAAGAAATAA
- a CDS encoding amidohydrolase family protein: MFRALLTFWLLLAWVTLARAETVVFTDVNVVPMDTERVIPRTTVIVTDGVIASIGIKAKLPAGTPVIDGKGAWLIPGLADMHNHVTSRDDLSLLLANGVTTMLNMGEATNSFAGRTRIAVNEGKVPGPQIFTALAIDGSPQYGHLVIATAEDARAIVGIAKANGYSFLKVYTNLSAEAFAALADEAKMQGIGVVGHNVKAVGLAKQLAAGQAMIAHVEEFFYGFFPDPPADDQNAPPDEARIADAIALVKAHGAFVTSDLFTYRTIAAQFGKPEVVKAYLAAPEARYLSPADRIDWAQSGYQKKAVDLSRRVAFEARLVKAMADAGVSLIIGGDAPAIPGLVPGFSLHSEIDTMLAAGLTPWQALSAATRAPGEFIAKTVPGASKFGIIAPGYRADLLLVAENPLANPTTLRAPLGVMARGRWHNAAALAAMLGDVAALRLGR; the protein is encoded by the coding sequence ATGTTTCGCGCACTGCTGACCTTCTGGCTGCTCCTTGCCTGGGTCACACTCGCGCGCGCCGAGACGGTGGTTTTCACCGACGTCAACGTCGTGCCGATGGACACAGAGCGCGTGATTCCGCGCACGACGGTGATCGTCACCGACGGCGTGATCGCCAGCATCGGGATCAAGGCGAAGCTGCCGGCGGGAACGCCGGTCATCGACGGCAAGGGCGCGTGGCTGATTCCCGGCCTGGCCGACATGCACAATCATGTGACGAGCCGCGATGACCTGTCGCTGCTGCTCGCGAACGGCGTCACGACGATGCTCAACATGGGCGAGGCGACGAACAGCTTTGCCGGGCGCACGCGGATCGCGGTGAACGAGGGCAAGGTGCCGGGCCCGCAAATCTTCACCGCGCTCGCGATCGATGGCAGCCCGCAATATGGGCATCTGGTCATCGCGACGGCGGAGGACGCGCGCGCAATCGTCGGGATTGCGAAGGCCAACGGCTACAGCTTTCTCAAAGTCTATACCAACTTGTCGGCCGAGGCTTTTGCGGCGCTCGCCGACGAAGCCAAGATGCAGGGGATCGGCGTCGTCGGGCATAATGTAAAAGCGGTCGGCCTTGCGAAGCAGCTGGCCGCGGGGCAGGCAATGATCGCGCATGTCGAGGAATTTTTCTACGGCTTCTTCCCAGATCCGCCCGCGGATGACCAGAATGCCCCGCCCGACGAAGCGCGGATCGCCGATGCGATCGCGTTGGTGAAAGCGCACGGCGCATTCGTCACATCCGACCTGTTCACCTATCGCACGATCGCCGCGCAGTTTGGGAAGCCCGAAGTGGTGAAAGCCTATCTCGCGGCACCCGAGGCGCGCTATCTGTCGCCCGCCGACCGGATCGACTGGGCGCAGTCGGGCTATCAGAAAAAAGCGGTCGATCTGTCGCGGCGCGTGGCGTTCGAGGCACGCCTAGTGAAGGCGATGGCCGACGCCGGGGTTTCGCTGATCATCGGCGGCGATGCACCGGCGATCCCGGGACTGGTGCCCGGATTTTCGCTGCATAGCGAGATTGACACGATGCTGGCGGCGGGGCTGACGCCCTGGCAGGCGCTGTCGGCGGCAACGCGCGCGCCGGGCGAGTTCATCGCCAAGACCGTTCCGGGAGCGTCGAAGTTCGGCATCATCGCCCCCGGCTATCGCGCCGACCTGTTGCTCGTCGCCGAAAATCCGCTGGCGAATCCGACGACGCTGCGCGCGCCGCTGGGCGTGATGGCCCGCGGCCGCTGGCACAACGCTGCGGCGTTGGCAGCGATGCTGGGCGACGTCGCGGCGTTGCGCTTGGGGCGATGA
- a CDS encoding M48 family metallopeptidase, whose amino-acid sequence MTVRAILAAWLLTAGLGPASAKNAQFERPTYAGAYEPQGVDERGLWMQVDEFERSFRDSPLVIRDERLTKYVKSVLCKAVGGDRCDATRIYVVQDKLFNAGMYPNGFMVVNTGLLARVYSEAELATILGHEFAHFELRHSLNGFKEQRKGSDAMAWLGLVGAAATQGASFAQTGILFGFFGFKRAQETEADILSTEYIRASAYPLRASVVWKRLMEEETALREERKQRRIKRQNPGPIDTHPTDLQRFTYFAAIESEPGALEGDDGAAAYREETTRVLPALFDSLVKGNEFAAVDYVIQSRAQALGWDGLLLHARGELYRLRGNPRDLVTARQFYEQAIATGSAPAEAWRGAGLTAIRGGDSVAGKAALQEYLVRMPKASDATAMQMLLEN is encoded by the coding sequence ATGACGGTCCGGGCGATACTGGCGGCGTGGCTGCTGACGGCGGGACTTGGCCCAGCATCCGCGAAAAATGCGCAGTTCGAACGGCCGACTTATGCCGGCGCCTATGAGCCACAGGGTGTCGATGAGCGCGGCCTTTGGATGCAAGTTGACGAGTTCGAGCGGTCCTTTCGCGACTCTCCTCTGGTCATCCGCGACGAACGGCTCACGAAATATGTAAAGAGCGTCTTGTGCAAGGCGGTGGGGGGTGACCGCTGCGATGCCACGCGCATCTACGTCGTGCAGGACAAGCTTTTCAACGCCGGCATGTACCCCAACGGCTTCATGGTCGTGAACACGGGGTTGCTCGCACGCGTCTATTCCGAGGCGGAATTGGCTACGATACTCGGGCATGAGTTCGCGCATTTTGAACTGCGACACAGCCTCAACGGTTTCAAGGAACAACGAAAGGGCAGCGATGCGATGGCGTGGCTGGGCCTCGTCGGAGCGGCCGCGACGCAAGGCGCGTCTTTTGCCCAGACGGGAATCCTGTTTGGATTTTTCGGTTTCAAGCGGGCACAGGAGACCGAGGCGGATATTCTTTCTACAGAATATATTCGCGCTTCCGCCTATCCACTTCGAGCGTCGGTCGTGTGGAAGCGGTTGATGGAGGAAGAGACCGCGCTGCGCGAAGAGCGTAAGCAGCGCAGGATCAAGCGGCAAAACCCGGGACCGATCGATACGCACCCCACCGATCTGCAGCGTTTCACCTATTTTGCGGCGATCGAGAGCGAGCCCGGGGCGCTGGAGGGCGACGACGGGGCTGCGGCCTATCGCGAAGAGACGACGCGGGTTTTGCCGGCGCTGTTCGATAGCCTGGTCAAAGGCAATGAATTTGCGGCCGTCGACTATGTCATTCAGAGCCGGGCTCAGGCGCTTGGCTGGGACGGCTTGCTGCTCCATGCCCGCGGCGAACTCTACCGTTTGCGTGGCAATCCGCGCGACTTAGTAACGGCGCGGCAGTTCTACGAACAGGCAATCGCGACAGGTTCGGCGCCAGCCGAGGCGTGGCGCGGCGCCGGTCTGACGGCAATTCGCGGTGGTGATAGCGTAGCCGGCAAGGCGGCGCTGCAGGAATATCTGGTTCGAATGCCGAAGGCGTCAGACGCCACGGCGATGCAAATGCTGTTGGAGAATTGA
- the gatC gene encoding Asp-tRNA(Asn)/Glu-tRNA(Gln) amidotransferase subunit GatC yields the protein MAIDQATVRKIASLARIAISDAEAAAMEGELNGILGWVEQLGEVDVTGVEPMTAVIPNTLRLRDDIVDADPLTGGNRRDDVLANAPAAMHGFFGVPKVIE from the coding sequence ATGGCAATCGATCAGGCAACAGTGAGGAAAATCGCGTCGCTGGCGCGCATCGCGATCAGCGATGCCGAAGCCGCCGCGATGGAAGGCGAATTGAACGGCATCTTGGGCTGGGTTGAACAGCTTGGCGAGGTGGATGTGACCGGGGTCGAACCGATGACCGCGGTGATCCCAAATACGCTCCGGCTGCGTGACGATATTGTCGATGCCGACCCGCTGACCGGCGGCAACCGCCGTGACGATGTGCTGGCCAACGCGCCGGCGGCGATGCACGGCTTCTTTGGTGTTCCCAAGGTGATCGAATAA
- the gatA gene encoding Asp-tRNA(Asn)/Glu-tRNA(Gln) amidotransferase subunit GatA, protein MSELTNLTVAQIRDGHRAGDFSAVEVAEAFNANVAGAKALNAFIVETPDHAIAAAKVADADRAAGTLKPLSGVPIGMKDLFCTNGVQTTAASHMLEGFVPRYESTVSQKLWDAGAGMLGKLNLDQFAMGSSNETSYFGNVISPWRRKDGGNAALAPGGSSGGSSSAIAARLCPAATGTDTGGSIRQPAAFTGISGIKPTYGRCSRWGIVAFASSLDQAGPMARDVRDCAIMLENMAGFDPKDATSLDLPVPNWEAALSSDLKGKTVGIPKEYRLEGIDPEIDAMWDAGIAMLKDAGAAVVEISLPHTKYALPAYYIIAPAEASSNLARYDGVRYGLRDLPDGAGLQDMYAATRADGFGAEVKRRIMIGTYVLSAGFYDAYYTQAQKVRTLIARDFEQAFASCDVILAPTAPSAAFGLGEKMADPLAMYLNDVFAVPASLAGLPAMSVPAALNREGLPLGLQIIGQAFDEQGVLNAGLAIEERAGFTARAEKWW, encoded by the coding sequence ATGAGCGAGTTGACCAACCTGACCGTCGCGCAGATCCGCGACGGGCACCGCGCGGGCGATTTCAGCGCCGTCGAAGTCGCTGAGGCTTTCAACGCCAATGTCGCGGGCGCGAAGGCACTCAATGCGTTTATCGTCGAGACGCCCGACCATGCGATTGCGGCAGCGAAGGTGGCCGACGCCGACCGCGCGGCGGGGACGCTCAAGCCGCTGTCGGGCGTGCCGATCGGAATGAAGGATCTGTTCTGCACCAATGGCGTGCAGACGACCGCGGCGAGCCATATGCTCGAAGGGTTCGTGCCGCGCTATGAATCGACGGTTTCGCAGAAATTGTGGGACGCGGGCGCGGGGATGCTGGGCAAGCTGAACCTCGACCAGTTCGCGATGGGGTCGTCGAACGAGACGAGCTATTTCGGCAATGTGATTTCGCCGTGGCGGCGCAAGGATGGCGGCAATGCCGCGCTCGCGCCAGGCGGTTCGTCGGGCGGCAGCTCGTCGGCGATCGCGGCGCGGCTTTGCCCCGCGGCGACGGGGACCGACACCGGCGGCTCGATCCGCCAGCCCGCCGCCTTCACCGGCATTTCGGGGATCAAGCCGACCTATGGCCGCTGCTCGCGTTGGGGAATCGTTGCCTTTGCAAGTTCGCTCGATCAGGCGGGGCCGATGGCGCGCGACGTGCGTGACTGCGCGATCATGCTCGAGAATATGGCGGGCTTCGATCCGAAGGATGCGACGAGCCTTGACCTGCCCGTGCCCAATTGGGAAGCGGCTTTGTCGAGCGATCTTAAGGGCAAGACGGTCGGGATTCCCAAAGAATATCGCCTGGAGGGCATCGATCCCGAGATCGACGCGATGTGGGATGCGGGCATCGCGATGCTGAAGGATGCGGGGGCCGCGGTCGTCGAGATCAGCCTGCCGCACACGAAGTACGCGTTGCCCGCTTACTATATCATCGCGCCCGCCGAGGCTTCGTCGAACCTCGCGCGCTATGACGGCGTGCGGTACGGGCTGCGCGACCTGCCCGACGGGGCGGGGTTGCAGGACATGTACGCCGCGACGCGCGCCGACGGTTTCGGGGCAGAGGTCAAGCGCCGCATCATGATCGGCACCTATGTGCTGTCGGCGGGCTTCTACGACGCCTATTATACGCAGGCGCAAAAGGTTCGAACGCTGATCGCGCGCGATTTCGAGCAGGCTTTTGCGTCGTGCGATGTGATCCTCGCGCCGACCGCGCCGTCGGCGGCGTTCGGGCTCGGCGAGAAGATGGCCGATCCGCTGGCGATGTACCTCAACGACGTGTTCGCGGTGCCCGCGAGCCTCGCAGGCCTGCCCGCGATGTCGGTCCCCGCGGCGCTGAACCGCGAAGGACTGCCGCTCGGCTTGCAGATCATCGGCCAGGCGTTCGACGAGCAGGGTGTGCTGAACGCGGGTCTGGCGATCGAGGAACGCGCCGGCTTTACGGCGCGGGCGGAGAAGTGGTGGTAA